In Coriobacteriia bacterium, one genomic interval encodes:
- the ilvD gene encoding dihydroxy-acid dehydratase, whose product MKSDRMKGGLSKAPHRSLLKADGLTNEEINRPLVAVIGSQNDIIPGHLMLDKIADAVKAGIYMAGGTPMQISTIGVCDGIAMNHVGMRYSLVSREVIADSVEIAVAAHAFDAVVLIPNCDKVIPGMLMAAARLDLPTVVISGGPMMAGRGPRGEAVDLDTVFTAVGKVTGGTMSEEDLLILEDNACPTCGSCAGLFTANSMNCLVEAIGMGLPGNGTIPAVYSERIRLAKHAGMRVMELLEEGVTARQIMTADAIKNAMTLDMAFGGSSNTVLHLTAIAHEAEADITLDDWAAVSARTPNLVRISPASELHMEDLYHVGGIPTIMRELDSLGLLARNAMTVNGQTAGEIAQTARPADGRVVHTTTDPYYAEGGLRVLRGNIAPDGAVVKQSAVPKEMRKLTGPARVFDSEETAVTAILGGSVVQGDIVVIRYEGPKGGPGMREMLTPTSAIAGMPSLAKSVALITDGRFSGATKGPAVGHVSPEAAAGGPIALIAEGDAITVDIDAATLTLHVDDAELDRRRAAWTAPAARVTRGALARYAKLVSSADKGAVLS is encoded by the coding sequence CTGAAGAGCGACCGCATGAAGGGTGGGCTGTCAAAGGCCCCGCACCGCAGCCTCCTGAAGGCCGACGGCCTGACCAACGAGGAGATCAACCGGCCGCTCGTGGCCGTCATCGGCTCCCAGAACGACATCATTCCCGGGCACCTGATGCTCGACAAGATCGCCGATGCGGTCAAAGCCGGCATCTATATGGCCGGCGGGACCCCGATGCAGATCTCGACCATCGGCGTGTGCGACGGCATCGCGATGAACCACGTTGGCATGCGCTACTCGCTGGTCAGCCGAGAGGTCATCGCCGACTCGGTCGAGATCGCGGTGGCCGCGCACGCATTCGACGCGGTGGTGCTGATCCCCAACTGCGACAAGGTCATTCCCGGCATGCTCATGGCCGCCGCGCGCCTCGACCTGCCGACCGTGGTCATCTCCGGCGGTCCGATGATGGCTGGCCGAGGCCCCAGGGGCGAGGCCGTCGATCTGGACACCGTCTTCACGGCGGTGGGCAAGGTCACCGGCGGGACGATGAGCGAGGAAGACCTGCTCATCCTCGAGGACAACGCGTGCCCCACCTGCGGCTCGTGTGCCGGACTGTTCACCGCCAACTCGATGAACTGTCTGGTCGAGGCGATCGGCATGGGACTGCCTGGCAACGGCACGATCCCCGCCGTCTACTCCGAGCGCATCCGTTTGGCCAAGCACGCAGGCATGCGCGTCATGGAGCTGCTCGAAGAGGGAGTCACCGCTCGGCAGATCATGACCGCCGACGCCATCAAGAACGCGATGACGCTGGACATGGCGTTCGGCGGAAGCTCCAACACGGTGCTGCATCTCACCGCCATCGCGCATGAGGCCGAGGCCGACATCACACTCGACGACTGGGCTGCCGTGAGCGCCCGCACTCCCAACCTCGTACGCATCAGCCCCGCGAGTGAGCTGCACATGGAGGACCTCTACCATGTCGGCGGCATCCCCACGATCATGCGCGAGCTCGACAGTCTGGGCCTGCTCGCTCGCAACGCGATGACCGTCAACGGCCAGACCGCCGGCGAGATTGCTCAGACGGCTCGCCCGGCAGATGGGCGCGTCGTGCACACCACGACCGACCCGTACTACGCCGAGGGTGGCTTGCGCGTGCTGCGCGGCAACATCGCCCCGGACGGCGCAGTGGTCAAGCAATCCGCTGTGCCCAAAGAGATGCGCAAGCTGACTGGCCCGGCCAGAGTCTTCGACTCCGAGGAGACCGCCGTGACGGCTATTCTCGGCGGGAGCGTGGTTCAGGGCGACATCGTCGTTATCCGCTACGAGGGTCCTAAGGGCGGGCCGGGCATGCGCGAGATGCTCACGCCGACCTCGGCGATTGCCGGCATGCCATCGCTTGCCAAGAGCGTCGCGCTCATCACCGACGGCCGCTTCTCCGGCGCCACCAAGGGTCCGGCCGTCGGCCACGTGTCGCCCGAGGCAGCCGCTGGTGGCCCGATCGCGCTGATCGCCGAGGGCGACGCCATCACTGTCGACATCGACGCCGCGACGCTCACGTTGCACGTTGACGATGCCGAACTCGACCGCCGACGCGCCGCATGGACGGCTCCGGCGGCGCGTGTCACCCGTGGTGCGCTTGCGCGCTACGCAAAGTTGGTCTCGAGTGCAGACAAGGGGGCGGTGCTCTCATGA